A window of the Streptomyces albireticuli genome harbors these coding sequences:
- a CDS encoding fumarylacetoacetate hydrolase family protein, whose translation MRIARFSIDGNVAFGVVEGDASTEGGPLLDIIKGHPFAEFERSGQKIPLSKVRLLPPVLPNKVVAIGRNYAEHAAELGNEVPAAPVTFFKPSTAVIGPGDPIAYPSFSEEVHHEAELAVVIGRMCREVPRERVKDVILGYTCANDITARDVQRSEQQWARAKGFDSSCPLGPWVETELDPSDLGIMCTVNGEQRQLGRTSDMVRSIEDLIVHITEAMTLLPGDVVLTGTPAGVGPLNVGDEVAVTIEGIGTLTNKVIKRG comes from the coding sequence GTGCGCATCGCCAGGTTCTCCATCGACGGCAACGTCGCCTTCGGCGTCGTGGAAGGGGACGCTTCCACAGAAGGCGGCCCCCTCCTCGACATCATCAAGGGTCACCCCTTCGCCGAATTCGAGCGCTCGGGGCAGAAGATCCCTCTGAGCAAGGTGCGGCTGCTGCCGCCCGTCCTGCCCAACAAGGTCGTCGCCATCGGCCGCAACTACGCCGAGCACGCCGCGGAGCTGGGCAACGAGGTCCCCGCGGCCCCCGTCACCTTCTTCAAGCCGTCCACCGCGGTCATCGGCCCCGGCGACCCCATCGCGTACCCCTCCTTCTCCGAAGAGGTGCACCACGAGGCCGAGCTGGCCGTGGTCATCGGACGGATGTGCCGTGAGGTCCCCCGCGAGCGGGTGAAGGACGTCATCCTCGGCTACACCTGCGCCAACGACATCACCGCGCGTGACGTCCAGCGCAGCGAGCAGCAGTGGGCCCGCGCCAAGGGCTTCGACAGCTCCTGCCCCCTCGGCCCCTGGGTGGAGACCGAGCTCGACCCGAGCGACCTCGGGATCATGTGCACGGTCAACGGCGAACAGCGCCAGCTGGGCCGCACCAGCGACATGGTGCGCTCCATCGAGGACCTGATCGTCCACATCACCGAGGCGATGACGCTGCTCCCCGGCGACGTCGTCCTCACCGGCACCCCGGCCGGCGTCGGACCCCTGAACGTCGGCGACGAGGTCGCCGTCACCATCGAAGGCATCGGCACTCTCACCAATAAGGTGATCAAGCGTGGCTAA
- the gltX gene encoding glutamate--tRNA ligase yields the protein MGLVRTALFNWAFARHHGGTLVFRIEDTDAARDSEESYEQLLDSMRWLGFDWDEGPEIGGPHAPYRQSQRMDIYRDVARKLLDAGHAYHCYCTAAELEERRDAARAAGKPSGYDGKCRVVTPEQKAAYEAEGRPSIVRFRMPDETITFTDLVRGELTFTPENVPDYGIVRANGAPLYTLVNPVDDALMEITHVLRGEDLLSSTPRQIALYKALTELGIAKETPAFGHLPYVMGEGNKKLSKRDPQASLNLYRERGFLPEGLLNYLSLLGWSFSADQDVFTIPEMVAKFDLADVNANPARFDLKKAESINADHIRLLDAKAFAEACAPWLKAPHANWAPEAFDQAAWEAIAPYAQTRVTVLSDITANVDFLFLDEPVEDEASWAKAMKEGSDALLRTARAKLAAADWNADAVKAAVVEAGEEHGLKLGKAQAPVRVAVTGRTVGLPLFESLEILGRERTLARVDAALAKLTA from the coding sequence GTGGGTCTGGTCCGCACCGCCCTGTTCAACTGGGCGTTCGCCCGCCACCACGGCGGCACCCTGGTCTTCCGCATCGAGGACACCGACGCGGCCCGCGACTCCGAGGAGTCGTACGAGCAGCTGCTGGACTCCATGCGCTGGCTGGGCTTCGACTGGGACGAGGGCCCCGAGATCGGCGGCCCGCACGCCCCGTACCGCCAGTCGCAGCGCATGGACATCTACCGCGATGTCGCGCGGAAGCTGCTGGACGCCGGCCACGCCTACCACTGCTACTGCACCGCCGCGGAGCTCGAGGAGCGCCGTGACGCCGCCCGCGCCGCCGGCAAGCCGTCCGGCTACGACGGCAAGTGCCGGGTCGTGACGCCCGAGCAGAAGGCGGCCTACGAGGCCGAGGGCCGCCCCTCGATCGTCCGCTTCCGGATGCCCGACGAGACGATCACCTTCACGGACCTGGTCCGCGGTGAGCTGACCTTCACCCCGGAGAACGTTCCGGACTACGGCATCGTCCGGGCCAACGGCGCGCCCCTCTACACGCTCGTCAACCCCGTCGACGACGCCCTGATGGAGATCACGCACGTGCTGCGCGGCGAGGACCTGCTGTCCTCCACACCGCGCCAGATCGCGCTCTACAAGGCACTGACCGAGCTGGGCATCGCCAAGGAGACCCCGGCCTTCGGCCACCTCCCGTACGTCATGGGCGAGGGCAACAAGAAGCTCTCCAAGCGTGACCCGCAGGCGTCGCTGAACCTCTACCGCGAGCGCGGCTTCCTCCCGGAGGGCCTGCTCAACTACCTCTCCCTGCTCGGCTGGTCCTTCTCCGCCGACCAGGACGTCTTCACCATCCCCGAGATGGTCGCGAAGTTCGACCTCGCGGACGTGAACGCCAACCCGGCCCGCTTCGACCTGAAGAAGGCCGAGTCGATCAACGCCGACCACATCCGCCTGCTGGACGCGAAGGCCTTCGCCGAGGCCTGCGCGCCCTGGCTCAAGGCCCCGCACGCCAACTGGGCGCCCGAGGCCTTCGACCAGGCCGCCTGGGAGGCGATCGCCCCGTACGCCCAGACCCGTGTCACGGTCCTCTCCGACATCACCGCCAACGTCGACTTCCTCTTCCTCGACGAGCCGGTGGAGGACGAGGCGTCCTGGGCGAAGGCGATGAAGGAGGGCTCGGACGCGCTGCTGCGCACCGCGCGGGCCAAGCTGGCGGCCGCCGACTGGAACGCCGACGCCGTCAAGGCGGCCGTCGTCGAGGCGGGCGAGGAGCACGGCCTGAAGCTGGGCAAGGCCCAGGCCCCGGTCCGGGTGGCCGTCACCGGCCGTACGGTCGGTCTGCCGCTGTTCGAGTCCCTGGAGATCCTGGGGCGCGAGCGCACCCTGGCGCGCGTGGACGCCGCCCTGGCGAAGCTCACGGCCTGA